ATTGATATCGCCGATGGCTCCCAGGGCGGCCCGTCCCATCACTTCCTGCTCGCTTTGGATGGCGATCTGGGTCAGGTAAGCGAGTTCCTGGCGGGCCGCCAGTTCGCCGATGCTGCGGACGGCGTAGGCCCGGTTCTCATGAGGCTGGGAGGCGTCTGCCGCGATTTCTTTGAGGAAGGGAACCACGTCGGCTTCGCCTTCCCGCTCGCCCAGCGAGCGCAGGGCCCGCTGGCGGACTTTGTGAGAGGCGTCATTGCGGGCGATTTCCATCAGGGACTGAGTGGCCCGCTCGCTGCGGAAGTCTTCCAGCACCCGTGCCACGCGCTCGCGCACGTCCTCTCTTTGGCTGCGGCGGTAGAGTTCGAGTACGGCTTCCAGCGACTCGTCGTCCCCGATGTCTTCCAGGGCCGAGATGGCCATCAAGGCCAGTTCCTCGTCCTGCCCCTCCCGCATGGCCGACACTTTTTCGGCGTACTGGTCCATTCCTTGGCGGGCCAGGGTATGCCCGATGGTGATCATCTGGGCCTCGGCGTCGTCGCGGTAGCGTGTATTGGGATGCCGTTCGACCAAGGATTCGTAGCATCCGAAGGCTTGGGGAGTGTCTCCATCGCGCTTGACCTGAATGGTGCACAGCCAGTACTCGGAGTCATCGGCCCAGCGGCTCTTGGGGTAGCGTTGCAGCAGGTTGCGGAAGCCGGCCTCGGACTGGTCGTAATTCTCGGCCAGGTAGAGGTTCCAGGCACTTTGATAGAGCTTGGCGGCCTCCTCCTGGGCTTCGTTGGCGGCCCGGGAATTGGCGGGCGCCGCCAGGGAGGCCATCGTCAAGCTGAGCCAAACCGAGAGAATGATTTTCAGGGTTCGCATAGTTCTCCTTCTTTCTCTTTTATCTCTTCAAGAATT
This sequence is a window from Acidobacteriota bacterium. Protein-coding genes within it:
- a CDS encoding HEAT repeat domain-containing protein, translated to MRTLKIILSVWLSLTMASLAAPANSRAANEAQEEAAKLYQSAWNLYLAENYDQSEAGFRNLLQRYPKSRWADDSEYWLCTIQVKRDGDTPQAFGCYESLVERHPNTRYRDDAEAQMITIGHTLARQGMDQYAEKVSAMREGQDEELALMAISALEDIGDDESLEAVLELYRRSQREDVRERVARVLEDFRSERATQSLMEIARNDASHKVRQRALRSLGEREGEADVVPFLKEIAADASQPHENRAYAVRSIGELAARQELAYLTQIAIQSEQEVMGRAALGAIGDINDQAGFDALRQVFEQAVLERTRRRALLVLGDDFPSEMVLPFLRELVMSHGDNEVRKTALAAIADMDDEIAFPFVRDLALNAASPVMRETAVRMLDEFRSEESLLTLAQILGQDRSHACRLRAARGLGEFNDDRSVEALKKAAMEDAHTAVRRAAVNSLGEIGTPAAKQALVEILNRN